From the genome of Pukyongia salina, one region includes:
- a CDS encoding T9SS type A sorting domain-containing protein — translation MKKLRLFIMALAVGTVGAFAQVAEAGPAGPAPNGNTPDALFDLQYIVDVGVNGSIGAQSQAGVAFINNEWWVSTWNTDQIHILDAAGAFIQTIVVPGVTGTRALTTDGTNLYLGTAGLNIFEVDPVAMTVSNTINVTTGSSASARMVTYDETLDGGNGGFWIGNFGSDIASVDMSGNELSVIGAATHGTTIYGGAVDNVSAGGPFLWIHDQNGVAPSRDFIVQLELPSGTPTGVVYDFTADGASAGATDVLAGGLFITDEVDPAMWQMIGLCQCTPSNLIFGLELLPIAGVGDNALTDFSIAPNPANGSTVTINTGIQAEMQVAVFDVLGKQVINTVLTNNELSVEGLNAGVYMVQVTQQGNTAVKKLVVK, via the coding sequence ATGAAAAAACTACGACTATTTATTATGGCGTTAGCTGTAGGTACTGTTGGTGCGTTTGCACAGGTAGCCGAAGCTGGGCCTGCCGGACCAGCTCCTAACGGTAATACTCCTGATGCATTATTTGATCTTCAGTACATTGTTGACGTTGGAGTTAATGGAAGTATTGGAGCACAGTCTCAAGCGGGTGTTGCCTTTATCAACAACGAATGGTGGGTATCTACCTGGAACACGGATCAGATTCACATTCTTGATGCCGCTGGTGCATTTATTCAAACAATTGTTGTTCCTGGTGTAACCGGAACACGTGCTTTAACCACAGATGGAACAAACCTTTATTTAGGTACAGCTGGACTTAATATTTTTGAAGTAGACCCTGTAGCAATGACGGTTTCCAATACTATCAATGTCACAACAGGTTCATCTGCTTCTGCCAGAATGGTAACATATGATGAGACTCTTGACGGAGGTAACGGTGGTTTCTGGATCGGTAACTTTGGTTCAGATATCGCTTCTGTAGATATGAGTGGAAATGAGCTTTCTGTTATTGGTGCAGCAACTCATGGAACTACTATCTATGGTGGAGCTGTAGATAACGTTTCTGCTGGTGGACCTTTCCTTTGGATCCATGACCAGAATGGTGTAGCTCCTAGCCGTGACTTCATTGTTCAGTTAGAGCTTCCTAGTGGAACACCAACTGGAGTTGTTTACGACTTTACAGCAGATGGTGCTAGTGCAGGCGCAACTGATGTTCTTGCAGGTGGATTGTTTATCACAGATGAGGTTGATCCTGCTATGTGGCAGATGATCGGTCTTTGTCAGTGTACTCCTTCTAACTTGATCTTCGGACTTGAGTTACTGCCTATCGCAGGAGTTGGAGACAATGCACTTACAGATTTCTCAATTGCTCCTAACCCAGCAAACGGAAGTACTGTAACTATTAACACTGGTATCCAGGCTGAAATGCAGGTTGCTGTATTCGATGTTCTTGGAAAACAAGTTATCAATACCGTTCTTACTAATAATGAATTAAGTGTTGAAGGACTTAACGCCGGAGTTTATATGGTACAAGTTACTCAGCAAGGAAACACAGCTGTTAAAAAATTAGTTGTAAAGTAA